From the Candidatus Marinarcus aquaticus genome, the window TTCTTTTTCTTTTTCGTTCAAATTTACGTTTGGCATTTTTACCTGTTTCATAAGTTAAAGCAACTGTTATTAAAGCAGCTACGGGTAAAATAAATGGCATTTTTATTCCTTAATAATGATAATGAATATTAAAATTATAGTAAAATATTCTGTGTTTTAACTTAAATGCAAAAAAAGTACCGTTGAGAAGCTATTTTGTTTGACATTTATTACAAATACCATATAAAACCATATTGTGGCTTTTGAGTTCAAAGCCTTTTTCTGAAGCAATGAGTTCTTGAAGTCGTTCCAGTTCACTGTCGTAAAACTCTACAACTTGACCACATTCATGGCAGACCAAGTGATCATGATGTGGTTTAAAAGTGAGTTCATACCGTTTCACATTTTCATTTTCAATGCTTAAAGAGTGAATGATATGCATATCTTCTAAAAAGGTTAAGATACGATAAACAGTTGCGATGGAGATGTTGACATTGTACTCTTCTTTGACTTTTTGTAAGATTTCATCTGCATTGAGATGTTCATGAGTATTAAAAAAGACTTTTAAGACATACTCTCTTTGAGTAGAAGTATTTAACCCTAATTACTGATAAGTCCACGAAACTTCACGATATATTCATCAAAAGTGATATTGTTTTCTATTTGATTTTTTGACATGTGTACTCTTTATATAAAAATGATAACTATAATCAAAATTATATTTCCTTAACCTTAAAGCAATGTTATAAATATTAATATATAAAGATATATTGATATATAAGAAAAAAATCGCTATGATTTAAAAAACAAAAAGAGGCATAATGGAACTTTTTTTAAATACTGTAGGTGCAATCAATGATGAGACACGTATCAAAATACTTGCTTTTATAAATCAAAATGAAGAGGTATGTGTTTGTGATATTGAACAATCTTTTAATATGATTCAATCGCGTATCTCGCGACATCTTAAAATATTAAAAGAGGGAGGCTTTTTAAAAGTTAAACGTGAAGGGCGGTGGGCGTATTACAGTATTCGCTCCCCTTTAGATGTTTTTAGGCAATCAGTTTTAAAAGAGATATCCTGTTTGTCCATTGAATTACCAGAATATAAAAAGGGGTGTACTTTATAATGATACTGGCTTCCGTTGTTTTTGCTTTGACTTTATTGATGGTCATATTGCAACCTAAAAATATACAAATAGGTACAAGTGCGGTTATAGGAGCCATAGTTGCTCTTCTTTTAGGTATTGTCACTTTTGATGATGTAAAAGTGGTCACAGAAATTGTGTGGGATGCAACTTTGGCTTTTATAGGAATTATTATTCTCTCTATGGTTTTAGATGAGATTGGTTTTTTTGAGTGGTGTGCATTAAAAATGGCCAAACTTTCACATGGCAGTGGATTGAAAATGTTTATTTACTCGATTGTATTGGGTGCTTTTGTTTCCGCACTTTTTGCCAATGATGGTGCAGCATTGATTTTAACGCCCATACTGTTAGCAAAAATGCGTATATTACAACTCAATATCAAAACCATTGTCGCTTTTTTACTTGCAGGTGGATTCATCAGTGACAGTGCATCGTTGCCTTTTGTCTTTTCTAATTTGACTAATATTGTAACAGCAAACTATTTTGATATTGGGTTTGTAGAGTATTTGATGAACATGTGGTTGCCTTATGTGGTGAGTGTGATTGTATCCATTGTTTTTTTATATCTGTTTTTACATAAAGATATTCCAAAGCAAGTTGATATTCGTTTGCTAAAGGAGCCTAAGAGTGCAATTAAAAATGAAAAATTGTTTAAATTATCATGGATGTTTTTGGCAGTTTTACTCGTGGGATATTTTATAGGTGATGCGTATGATTTACCCGTATCACTCTTTGCATTGGGAGGAGGATTGACTTTTCTAATGATTGCAAAGCAGTTTAAAGTAATCAAAGCACAAAAAATTATTCGTGAAGCACCTTGGCAGGTGGTGTGGTTCAGTATAGGTTTATACATTGTGGTGTATGGACTTAAAAATGCAGGTCTTACAGAGT encodes:
- a CDS encoding ArsR/SmtB family transcription factor, with translation MELFLNTVGAINDETRIKILAFINQNEEVCVCDIEQSFNMIQSRISRHLKILKEGGFLKVKREGRWAYYSIRSPLDVFRQSVLKEISCLSIELPEYKKGCTL
- a CDS encoding arsenic transporter, which gives rise to MILASVVFALTLLMVILQPKNIQIGTSAVIGAIVALLLGIVTFDDVKVVTEIVWDATLAFIGIIILSMVLDEIGFFEWCALKMAKLSHGSGLKMFIYSIVLGAFVSALFANDGAALILTPILLAKMRILQLNIKTIVAFLLAGGFISDSASLPFVFSNLTNIVTANYFDIGFVEYLMNMWLPYVVSVIVSIVFLYLFLHKDIPKQVDIRLLKEPKSAIKNEKLFKLSWMFLAVLLVGYFIGDAYDLPVSLFALGGGLTFLMIAKQFKVIKAQKIIREAPWQVVWFSIGLYIVVYGLKNAGLTEYITVVLKYLNGQNETVAIIGTGFISAFLSAIMNNMPTVMVMDIALQNISNEALAYANIIGCNLGPKMTPFGSLATLLWLHVLAKKGVEISFLQYSKFGLLITPPVLLLVLLAL